In one window of Candidatus Omnitrophota bacterium DNA:
- a CDS encoding glycosyltransferase family 2 protein: MIKWAAPQNDRISQGRGDDLLPGSPEGLPWVLTVPPPLSVITPVFEGERFIESCLKSVIEQNCNRLEHYIIDGGSRDETARIVARYARKYPHIRWVSEKDRGQSDAMNKGIARARGRYIGFLNADDYYEPNVLNHVIDLLEELPEPGLLVGNCRVLDGRGQVIYVNRPQRLDVVSVLLGAQFAVNPSAYFYHRSLHNEIGAYDIADHYSMDLDFLLKAMRRAHSKYIDRVLGNFRLIEGTKTFQKMRDNSLKTNKERIFSNYYRTLPWPQRVYVGLGRGLRHSYFRCRYYAGRVPHYLRHPKELGKFFKPFRGHWT, translated from the coding sequence ATGATCAAATGGGCTGCCCCGCAAAATGACAGGATAAGTCAAGGGAGGGGGGACGACCTTTTGCCCGGAAGCCCGGAAGGCCTCCCATGGGTCCTCACGGTCCCGCCGCCGTTAAGCGTCATAACGCCCGTTTTCGAGGGGGAACGGTTTATAGAATCTTGCCTCAAATCCGTCATTGAACAGAACTGTAACCGCCTGGAGCACTATATTATCGACGGTGGTTCAAGGGACGAAACGGCCAGGATTGTCGCGCGCTACGCACGGAAATACCCGCATATCCGATGGGTCTCGGAGAAAGACCGGGGCCAGTCGGATGCCATGAACAAAGGCATAGCGCGCGCGCGCGGCCGTTATATCGGATTTTTAAATGCCGACGACTATTATGAGCCCAATGTGTTGAATCACGTGATTGACCTCCTTGAGGAGCTCCCCGAACCGGGTCTTTTGGTCGGCAATTGCCGCGTTTTAGACGGCCGGGGACAGGTCATTTATGTCAACAGGCCCCAGCGGTTGGACGTGGTCAGCGTTCTGCTGGGGGCTCAATTCGCGGTCAATCCGTCAGCTTACTTTTACCACCGTTCTTTGCACAATGAGATCGGCGCTTATGATATTGCCGACCATTACAGCATGGATCTGGATTTCCTTTTGAAAGCCATGCGGAGGGCGCATTCCAAATACATTGACCGCGTGCTCGGCAATTTCCGATTGATCGAAGGGACAAAGACTTTTCAGAAAATGAGGGATAATAGCTTAAAGACGAACAAGGAGCGTATTTTCAGCAATTATTATCGAACACTTCCCTGGCCGCAGCGCGTTTATGTGGGTTTGGGCCGCGGTTTACGGCATAGCTATTTCAGGTGCCGATATTACGCGGGCCGCGTCCCGCATTATTTGCGTCATCCGAAAGAATTAGGAAAATTTTTCAAGCCATTCCGGGGACACTGGACTTAA